In Litorimonas taeanensis, one DNA window encodes the following:
- a CDS encoding DUF3035 domain-containing protein, which produces MRRIIAPIFLLTSASALLVGCSSTSKALGLTKEAPNEFNILTKAPLVVPPEYNLRPPRIGESSSENNYSQQAAREALIGDIDDTEPTRGEVVLMTKAGVGRANPEIRLEIDGQNSVERKTQSLTNRILFWNNGQLVDENGVIVPLDPEDEAQRLKSIEAATGGGEVTITKRPGGPKLPGL; this is translated from the coding sequence ATGCGCCGGATTATCGCTCCTATTTTTCTTCTGACCTCGGCTTCGGCTCTTTTGGTCGGCTGTAGCTCAACTTCGAAAGCATTGGGCTTGACGAAAGAAGCGCCTAATGAGTTTAACATTCTGACAAAGGCGCCTTTGGTTGTCCCGCCAGAATATAATCTGCGTCCACCGCGTATTGGTGAAAGCTCTTCTGAAAATAACTACTCTCAGCAAGCAGCTCGCGAAGCTTTGATTGGTGATATTGACGACACAGAGCCTACACGGGGCGAGGTTGTATTAATGACCAAGGCAGGCGTTGGCCGCGCTAATCCAGAAATTCGTCTTGAAATTGACGGCCAAAATTCTGTTGAAAGAAAAACACAAAGCCTCACTAACCGCATTCTGTTTTGGAATAATGGACAATTGGTTGATGAAAACGGCGTTATCGTTCCGCTTGACCCAGAGGACGAAGCGCAGCGTTTAAAGTCAATTGAAGCGGCAACAGGCGGCGGTGAAGTGACAATTACGAAACGTCCAGGTGGCCCGAAATTGCCAGGGCTGTAA
- the lspA gene encoding signal peptidase II, with amino-acid sequence MKDWLQLQPNCAFSSYLRSELPNRLNRGNRRAMNNVPKNHDGQTKPSKKPKEAPMTDRKSVWVKFGVILPIIVVIFDQITKIASIKFFKAPLNICEINPRPGLTYDFSPIVDLTLICNQGISWGLLQGDSPLKRWLLTLFAVVMSVALFWILGQTKDRLSRWAFGLVIGGAVGNAIDRFLFGAVTDFIDFSDIGFNYVFNIADSAITVGVIGLFIGAFLTRDVDKLAK; translated from the coding sequence ATGAAAGATTGGTTACAATTACAGCCAAATTGCGCGTTTTCCTCTTATTTGCGAAGCGAATTGCCAAATCGATTAAATCGTGGCAATCGGCGGGCCATGAATAATGTCCCAAAAAACCATGACGGCCAGACAAAGCCTTCAAAAAAGCCTAAAGAAGCCCCGATGACCGACAGAAAGTCTGTCTGGGTAAAGTTTGGAGTCATCCTGCCTATAATTGTTGTGATTTTCGACCAAATTACAAAGATTGCCTCGATTAAGTTTTTTAAAGCGCCGCTCAATATTTGCGAGATTAACCCTCGCCCGGGCCTGACTTATGATTTTAGTCCAATCGTAGACTTAACCTTGATTTGTAATCAGGGCATTAGCTGGGGACTATTACAAGGCGATTCGCCGCTTAAACGCTGGCTCTTAACGCTCTTTGCGGTCGTTATGAGTGTCGCTTTATTTTGGATTTTAGGTCAGACGAAAGACAGGCTTTCACGTTGGGCTTTTGGCTTGGTCATTGGCGGCGCCGTCGGCAATGCGATTGATCGCTTCTTATTTGGAGCCGTCACTGATTTTATTGATTTCAGCGATATTGGCTTCAACTATGTGTTCAATATTGCAGATAGTGCGATTACAGTTGGGGTCATTGGGCTCTTTATCGGAGCCTTTTTAACGCGCGATGTCGATAAATTGGCCAAATAA
- a CDS encoding autotransporter family protein, with amino-acid sequence MPTNNQAPHHNPARLSIKTLTRLLGTAGSAALVLGWSSLAFAQVTIEDDRTAPVDTATEGDDVTISSTGSVILTDNTGPAVTVNSNNTLTNSGTISISDVDGATAVSLEGGADRGFTNSGSIAVDEDYTITDEDDDGILDGPRAIGSGRTGILISGAAAPFEGDVTLAAGSSVRVEGNESYGVNFAGDLTGDFSNAGTISLLGANGASVNIAGNVTGDVVNTGSVATLGENSYGYNITGDIQGGFANAGTVRSNGFRFDQRIGLGGDNTGREDLVAEDLMQSESAIAIRGNVSEGLHFQVLQSEILDDDGVGTGVFSTTNQSSITQIGSAPAILIDGEGTPIAIGRVSQITDVDDDDYDENLLYGFVNEGFINSQGVFDDFDATILSVSDATIEGGILNTGTISVSAFRGPGTRVIEGITPGTGFARAIVLGNGAIVDAINNQGVISVQASEAIDEVYADSDNPLDSVAIAATAIDISANATTGSLYNSGTISALIIGRNGEAYAIRDSSGSLNSVTNEGAILSTGRNSDALGVEETIFTLVAIDASENTSGFTYTQQRREDEDTTDSIIPSDPITIGDIRLGTGDDVIIASAGSIVGDIDFGTGQDQLLLSGESTYTGEITNTDNLTIQVSEGSSLALSGTEPVALADASFDGTSTFLPTIDGQNNNVTTLQASGTVAFEDGAIISPRFSSIVSDPNGVSFTLASANTLDLAASTLELLNATDGSAALPFLYNFNYEEALIGGQEALVVTVDLRNAEQLGLDTAQSGALEPAIGAFVANSALGAAVSNITNQEDFNDAFNQLMPEFAAAAREFVVANVDGATGAVGNHLDAARRSPDKPGGAWIQEFAYFADRDLAGLSEQYRGAGFGMSGGLDVAWGPFHAVGVNVGFASTEIEDVVGQDEPLDVVTLQGGLYAGLMNTFGGGVLGSEFYVGGGYNSFEQERRVRIDDFLGRASADYSGTHINASARTGYEVELSDKFWVRPAVSLDYLRLNQGSYTETGDEGIALDVSSRSSERASASAMLNFGAKFQGKRTWIRPSMRVGYRHSFLDDPTQTEFGFAGLSGQRATIDSFAFPSSGILLGFTVAAGSAYSSIGFDVDSEIRDGFIRHTGRVVIRLLF; translated from the coding sequence ATGCCGACAAATAATCAGGCGCCGCATCATAATCCGGCCCGTTTATCCATCAAAACTTTAACCCGTTTACTCGGGACGGCGGGATCTGCCGCTTTGGTTTTGGGGTGGAGTTCATTAGCGTTTGCACAAGTCACAATTGAAGATGATCGCACAGCTCCAGTCGACACGGCAACAGAAGGGGATGATGTTACAATCAGCTCGACAGGCTCGGTTATCCTAACGGACAACACAGGCCCTGCCGTCACCGTAAACTCAAACAACACGCTTACGAATAGCGGCACAATCAGCATTTCTGACGTTGATGGCGCAACAGCCGTGTCCCTAGAAGGTGGCGCTGATCGCGGTTTTACCAATAGCGGCAGCATTGCTGTTGATGAAGACTACACCATTACCGACGAAGATGATGATGGTATTTTGGACGGGCCTCGTGCGATAGGATCAGGCCGCACAGGGATTCTTATCTCTGGTGCTGCAGCGCCATTTGAAGGGGACGTGACTTTGGCTGCGGGTTCCTCTGTCAGAGTTGAAGGCAATGAAAGCTACGGCGTTAATTTTGCTGGGGACCTGACAGGTGATTTCAGCAATGCGGGTACAATTTCGCTCTTAGGGGCGAATGGCGCAAGTGTGAATATTGCAGGTAATGTTACTGGCGATGTGGTAAACACAGGGTCTGTCGCAACATTGGGCGAAAACTCTTACGGCTATAATATCACTGGAGACATTCAGGGCGGATTTGCCAATGCAGGTACTGTACGCTCTAACGGCTTCAGATTTGACCAACGCATAGGCTTAGGCGGCGACAATACTGGGCGAGAAGATCTAGTAGCTGAAGACCTAATGCAGTCAGAATCGGCCATTGCCATACGTGGCAATGTCTCAGAAGGTCTTCATTTCCAAGTTTTACAGTCAGAAATTCTTGATGATGATGGTGTTGGCACAGGCGTTTTCTCAACCACCAATCAATCAAGCATTACTCAAATTGGTAGCGCCCCTGCGATTTTAATCGACGGCGAAGGCACACCCATCGCTATTGGACGTGTCAGTCAGATTACAGATGTCGATGATGATGATTATGATGAAAACCTCTTATACGGTTTCGTAAATGAAGGGTTCATCAATTCCCAAGGCGTATTCGACGATTTTGACGCAACAATTCTATCTGTATCAGATGCGACTATAGAAGGCGGGATCCTCAACACAGGAACAATTTCTGTATCTGCCTTCAGAGGGCCCGGCACACGAGTCATCGAAGGCATCACGCCCGGCACTGGTTTCGCACGCGCGATTGTCTTAGGGAATGGCGCGATCGTAGATGCCATTAACAACCAAGGCGTCATCTCTGTACAAGCTTCAGAAGCTATTGACGAAGTTTACGCCGATTCTGATAATCCGCTAGATTCTGTCGCCATTGCAGCGACGGCGATTGATATTAGTGCCAACGCAACAACGGGCTCACTTTATAATAGCGGTACAATTAGCGCGCTTATCATTGGCCGTAACGGTGAAGCCTATGCCATCCGAGATTCTTCTGGCTCGTTAAATAGTGTAACGAATGAAGGCGCTATCCTCAGTACGGGACGCAACTCTGATGCTCTTGGAGTAGAAGAAACGATTTTCACATTAGTGGCTATTGATGCCTCTGAAAATACAAGCGGCTTTACTTATACGCAACAACGCCGTGAAGACGAAGACACAACGGACTCAATTATCCCATCAGACCCCATTACGATTGGCGACATTCGCTTGGGAACAGGCGATGATGTAATAATAGCCTCTGCAGGTTCTATCGTGGGTGACATTGATTTTGGCACAGGACAAGATCAATTACTTCTCTCTGGCGAGTCGACTTATACTGGTGAGATTACGAATACCGACAATTTAACGATTCAAGTTTCAGAGGGCAGTAGCCTCGCTCTGTCAGGAACAGAACCTGTTGCGCTCGCAGATGCCAGTTTCGATGGTACCTCGACATTCCTTCCCACAATTGATGGGCAAAATAATAATGTCACTACCTTACAGGCATCAGGAACCGTCGCATTTGAAGACGGTGCTATTATCTCTCCGCGCTTCTCTTCCATTGTATCAGACCCTAACGGCGTATCCTTTACTTTGGCGAGCGCGAATACTTTGGATCTCGCGGCGTCAACATTAGAGCTACTTAACGCAACAGACGGCTCGGCGGCCCTGCCCTTCCTCTATAATTTTAATTATGAAGAAGCCTTGATTGGCGGCCAAGAAGCCTTGGTCGTCACAGTCGACCTACGAAATGCAGAACAACTAGGCTTGGATACAGCACAATCAGGGGCCTTAGAGCCTGCCATTGGCGCTTTTGTCGCCAATAGCGCACTTGGCGCGGCAGTCTCTAACATTACGAATCAAGAAGACTTTAATGACGCTTTCAACCAGCTTATGCCTGAATTTGCAGCGGCGGCTCGTGAATTTGTGGTAGCCAATGTTGATGGCGCGACAGGCGCTGTTGGCAACCATTTAGACGCGGCTCGACGCTCACCGGATAAACCTGGTGGTGCTTGGATACAAGAATTTGCTTATTTTGCTGATAGAGACCTTGCGGGATTATCAGAGCAATATCGCGGCGCAGGTTTCGGTATGTCAGGCGGTCTTGATGTGGCTTGGGGCCCCTTCCATGCTGTCGGTGTGAATGTTGGCTTTGCGTCAACCGAAATCGAAGATGTTGTCGGCCAAGATGAACCCCTTGATGTTGTGACTCTCCAAGGCGGGCTCTATGCGGGCTTGATGAACACATTTGGCGGCGGTGTCTTAGGCAGTGAATTTTATGTTGGCGGGGGGTACAACAGCTTTGAACAAGAACGCCGCGTACGCATTGACGACTTCTTAGGTCGTGCATCTGCTGATTATTCAGGCACACATATTAATGCTTCAGCCCGTACAGGATATGAAGTCGAACTGAGTGACAAATTTTGGGTCCGCCCTGCCGTATCCTTGGATTATCTGCGCTTGAACCAAGGAAGCTACACAGAAACGGGCGATGAAGGTATTGCCCTAGATGTGAGCAGCCGTAGCTCAGAGCGGGCCTCGGCCTCTGCCATGTTAAACTTTGGCGCGAAATTCCAAGGTAAACGCACATGGATTAGACCCTCTATGCGCGTCGGCTATCGTCATTCTTTCCTAGATGACCCGACCCAAACAGAATTTGGTTTTGCAGGTCTCTCAGGACAACGGGCGACGATTGATTCCTTCGCTTTCCCAAGCAGCGGCATATTGCTCGGCTTTACGGTTGCGGCGGGATCGGCATATTCTTCTATCGGCTTTGATGTCGACAGTGAAATCCGTGATGGCTTTATTCGCCATACAGGCCGCGTTGTAATACGCCTCTTATTCTAA
- a CDS encoding [protein-PII] uridylyltransferase family protein — protein sequence MKNEFVLSWTQESLSAQSDFESLGRAQSHFADATIEAALRISWAAICKRFSIKADTPKGLFILGLGKLGGEDLNFSSDIDLVAFYDADILPVSANKGQAYIINQCLKEMTQILSPRNSPKQIWRVDWRLRPESSGTGLALSTAKAEKFYFFRALPWHRLALMKARIVAGDKDIGSEFLQTLTPFIWPQNLDFRALDDLASLKSRINNEHPGLSYERRQTKPITENPEGFNLKLGAGGIREIEFIANAQQLVWGGKQSDLRLTHTLSALSTLAELGHIEADEAHQLCTAYQSLRRIENAVQMLRNEQTHEVPHNEIDKRAVLALSNYKDWDELKWDICVIRQFVNARFKMLFESDASASAEQAETEAYNAPNPIPDALSVTGQDIVRSWLNGFSDHGLPKSQLVQYQALGHRLLKRVLNSVAETETALENIDRFLKSISRSAQYLDLLNRHEDLLDTLITPLLHSPHMTALLEQSPHIIDIFLIPQEEDTPDPTAILADTDYGMRLDRLRRFVNEHLFLYYHRFMEKTLPLGPLQEKLTQLAEITLETALQIVCEELDVEVPTLSVLGLGKMGTQTMAPKSDLDLVFIFADSVDSELSAQIVRRLKTTLTTPLKEGIAYELDMRLRPSGRSGPPAVKFSSFKNHHENRAHSWEHIALAHARSVAGDINLGQDIEAYCDEVLNKTRDKEQFLQDAKVMWARVEDQRIMDTPHGHSNAKLRIGGLMQAQYIQACRRVLGLSVADDLEAAIYFWQYQQIWERLLGLKLNPFSAMPPRYNAGVFNENGQSVSLREYIKRSKKHAACVVRHTTELFGKIDMPSDDTSLPVKWA from the coding sequence ATAAAAAATGAATTTGTTCTCTCTTGGACCCAAGAAAGTCTATCTGCTCAATCAGATTTTGAATCTCTAGGTAGAGCCCAATCCCATTTTGCAGATGCGACTATAGAGGCCGCGCTCAGAATATCTTGGGCCGCCATTTGCAAACGTTTTTCAATCAAAGCCGATACCCCTAAGGGCCTCTTTATCTTAGGCCTAGGCAAACTTGGCGGCGAAGACTTAAACTTTTCTTCCGATATTGATTTAGTCGCCTTTTATGACGCTGATATTCTTCCCGTCTCGGCCAATAAAGGCCAAGCCTATATTATCAATCAATGCCTGAAAGAGATGACGCAAATTCTTTCACCACGTAATTCGCCCAAACAAATTTGGCGTGTCGATTGGAGGCTGCGACCAGAAAGTTCAGGCACAGGTCTCGCACTCTCAACAGCCAAAGCCGAGAAATTTTATTTCTTCCGCGCCTTGCCTTGGCATCGTTTAGCTTTGATGAAAGCGCGTATTGTTGCGGGTGACAAAGACATTGGTAGTGAATTCCTACAAACACTTACCCCTTTCATTTGGCCGCAAAACCTTGATTTTCGCGCCCTCGATGATTTGGCGAGCCTGAAATCGCGGATAAATAATGAACATCCAGGCCTGTCCTATGAACGGCGCCAAACCAAACCGATCACAGAAAACCCAGAAGGGTTTAACTTAAAGCTTGGCGCTGGCGGTATTCGAGAAATTGAATTTATCGCCAATGCTCAGCAACTTGTTTGGGGAGGAAAGCAATCTGACTTACGCCTTACTCATACACTTTCGGCTTTGTCGACTTTGGCTGAGCTAGGCCACATTGAGGCCGATGAAGCCCATCAACTTTGCACGGCTTATCAATCGCTGAGACGCATAGAAAATGCCGTTCAAATGTTACGCAATGAACAAACCCACGAAGTTCCTCATAATGAAATAGATAAACGGGCCGTCTTAGCTCTCTCCAATTATAAAGATTGGGACGAACTGAAATGGGATATTTGCGTTATACGTCAATTCGTCAATGCGCGCTTTAAAATGCTCTTTGAGAGTGATGCCTCCGCCTCAGCTGAACAAGCTGAAACAGAAGCTTATAACGCTCCTAATCCCATACCGGATGCATTATCGGTGACAGGCCAAGATATTGTGCGATCTTGGTTGAATGGGTTTAGTGATCACGGCTTGCCAAAATCTCAACTCGTTCAATATCAAGCCCTTGGTCACCGTCTGTTGAAAAGGGTTTTGAATAGTGTTGCCGAAACAGAAACCGCTTTAGAAAATATCGACAGGTTTTTAAAATCAATCTCACGCTCCGCGCAATATCTCGATCTGTTAAACCGACATGAAGACTTGCTTGATACGCTCATCACGCCTCTTCTACACTCTCCGCATATGACAGCGTTGCTAGAGCAATCCCCACATATCATCGATATTTTCTTAATCCCTCAAGAAGAAGATACACCTGACCCTACGGCAATATTGGCGGATACAGATTACGGTATGCGATTGGATCGATTACGGCGGTTCGTGAATGAGCATTTATTTCTTTACTATCACCGGTTCATGGAAAAAACGCTGCCTTTGGGACCGCTACAAGAAAAACTCACGCAGCTCGCAGAAATCACCTTAGAAACGGCTCTGCAAATTGTATGTGAAGAATTAGACGTCGAAGTCCCAACTCTTAGTGTTTTGGGTTTAGGGAAAATGGGGACGCAAACCATGGCCCCTAAATCAGACTTAGACCTAGTCTTTATCTTTGCAGATAGCGTGGATAGTGAGCTCTCAGCTCAAATTGTACGCCGACTAAAAACCACGCTAACCACGCCGCTTAAAGAGGGCATCGCCTATGAGTTGGACATGCGCTTACGACCTTCAGGGCGAAGCGGCCCCCCTGCCGTAAAATTTTCAAGCTTTAAAAATCACCACGAAAACCGGGCCCATAGCTGGGAACATATCGCCCTGGCCCATGCCCGCTCTGTCGCTGGAGATATAAATCTTGGCCAAGACATAGAAGCATATTGCGACGAGGTTTTAAATAAAACCCGAGATAAAGAGCAGTTTCTACAAGATGCAAAAGTCATGTGGGCCCGCGTAGAAGACCAGCGAATAATGGACACGCCGCACGGCCATTCAAATGCAAAATTACGCATAGGAGGCTTGATGCAGGCGCAATATATTCAAGCGTGCCGGCGCGTTCTTGGTCTTTCCGTTGCAGACGATCTAGAAGCGGCAATTTATTTCTGGCAATATCAGCAAATCTGGGAGAGACTTTTAGGGTTAAAACTCAACCCCTTCTCCGCCATGCCGCCGCGTTACAATGCGGGTGTATTCAACGAAAATGGGCAATCCGTATCGCTTCGGGAATATATAAAGCGTAGTAAAAAACATGCCGCCTGTGTCGTTCGTCATACAACTGAGTTATTTGGAAAGATTGACATGCCTAGTGATGACACATCACTCCCAGTTAAATGGGCATAG
- the parE gene encoding DNA topoisomerase IV subunit B: protein MTDDSLFDGKGEAASNAYSAKDIQVLEGLEPVRLRPGMYIGGTDDRALHHLFAEVIDNSMDEAVAGHATRIEVELDAEGFLSISDNGRGIPIDPHPKYPEKSALEVIMTELHSGGKFSSKAYETSGGLHGVGVSVVNALSDVLEVEVARNKTLYRMEFSQGKPQGKLKKVGSVNNRRGTKVRFHPDPEIFGKKARFRAARLFRMARAKAYLEPGVEIRWKCAPELVKQTDEIEAEAVFHFPGGLADFLQETLGKKVTITSELFAGRSKKQDGHGRVEWAVTWSPEGFGEADSFVRSYCNTVPTPEGGTHVAGLRAAITKGLRAYADIAGMGKKFSHVQPDDVMFGAGALVSVFISDPDFVGQTKDRLSSSEATKLVENAVRDPFDHWLASSPKDANALIEWAIERADERVKRRKARDVKRKSATKKLRLPGKLADCSNKGADDTEIFIVEGDSAGGSAKQARNRKTQAILPLKGKILNVESATMDKIQRNAEINDLCVALGVGLGKKFDTDDLRYERVVIMTDADVDGAHIAALLITFFYRYTPGLIEEGRLFMAMPPLYKMSAGGVTVYAIDDADREELMKTTFKGKTKVDIGRFKGLGEMNPNQLKSTTMDPATRTLARITIDPSTLPTTESLVETLMGKRADLRFQYIQDHAQFIEEVDV, encoded by the coding sequence ATGACTGATGACTCTCTTTTTGACGGCAAAGGCGAAGCGGCCAGCAATGCCTATTCCGCAAAAGACATTCAGGTCCTTGAAGGGCTAGAGCCTGTTCGTCTACGTCCTGGTATGTATATTGGTGGTACGGATGATCGCGCTTTGCACCATCTTTTCGCCGAAGTCATTGATAACTCGATGGACGAAGCTGTTGCAGGCCATGCCACTCGCATCGAAGTAGAATTAGACGCTGAGGGCTTCCTTTCAATTTCTGATAATGGCCGCGGTATTCCCATTGACCCTCACCCAAAATATCCTGAGAAATCAGCTCTAGAAGTCATTATGACAGAGCTACATTCAGGCGGGAAATTCAGCTCAAAAGCTTATGAAACCTCGGGTGGTCTGCATGGGGTGGGCGTGTCTGTTGTCAACGCCTTGTCTGACGTTCTCGAAGTTGAGGTTGCGCGGAATAAAACGCTTTATCGGATGGAATTCTCTCAAGGTAAACCGCAAGGAAAATTGAAGAAAGTCGGCTCAGTCAATAACCGCCGCGGCACAAAAGTCCGCTTTCATCCTGACCCAGAAATCTTCGGTAAAAAAGCCCGTTTTCGAGCGGCACGACTTTTTCGTATGGCACGCGCAAAGGCCTATCTTGAGCCCGGCGTAGAAATACGTTGGAAATGCGCGCCAGAATTAGTCAAACAAACAGATGAAATTGAGGCTGAAGCTGTCTTTCATTTTCCTGGAGGCTTAGCTGACTTTCTTCAGGAGACCCTTGGTAAAAAAGTTACCATCACATCAGAGCTTTTCGCTGGGCGATCTAAAAAACAAGACGGCCATGGCCGAGTAGAATGGGCTGTCACATGGAGCCCAGAAGGCTTTGGAGAAGCCGATAGCTTTGTCCGCTCATATTGTAATACCGTTCCTACCCCTGAAGGCGGAACCCATGTAGCTGGGCTGCGGGCCGCGATTACCAAAGGCCTGCGGGCTTATGCCGACATTGCGGGCATGGGAAAAAAGTTTTCACACGTGCAGCCTGACGATGTGATGTTCGGCGCGGGCGCGCTTGTCTCTGTCTTTATTTCCGATCCAGATTTTGTGGGGCAAACTAAGGATAGACTTTCTAGTTCTGAAGCCACTAAATTAGTCGAGAACGCCGTACGAGACCCGTTTGACCATTGGCTGGCAAGTTCCCCGAAAGACGCTAACGCCCTTATTGAATGGGCCATTGAACGTGCTGATGAGCGCGTAAAACGCCGCAAAGCGCGAGACGTGAAACGCAAATCTGCAACAAAGAAATTACGCCTTCCCGGCAAGCTTGCAGATTGTTCGAATAAAGGTGCTGACGACACAGAAATCTTTATCGTTGAGGGCGACTCTGCTGGTGGTTCCGCCAAACAGGCGCGCAATCGTAAGACCCAAGCCATCTTGCCGCTCAAAGGTAAAATCCTCAATGTTGAATCTGCGACTATGGATAAAATTCAGCGCAATGCTGAAATTAATGACCTTTGCGTCGCGCTTGGCGTAGGACTTGGCAAGAAATTTGACACAGATGACCTGCGCTATGAACGCGTTGTCATCATGACTGACGCCGATGTCGACGGCGCGCATATCGCAGCACTGCTCATTACATTCTTCTATCGCTATACACCGGGATTAATCGAAGAAGGGCGTCTGTTTATGGCCATGCCGCCACTTTATAAAATGAGCGCAGGCGGCGTAACCGTTTACGCCATTGATGATGCCGACCGTGAAGAGCTGATGAAGACGACTTTCAAAGGAAAAACGAAAGTTGATATAGGGCGATTTAAGGGCCTTGGTGAAATGAACCCGAACCAGCTAAAGTCAACAACAATGGATCCTGCAACGCGTACATTA